A genomic region of Kribbella sp. NBC_00382 contains the following coding sequences:
- a CDS encoding DUF4097 family beta strand repeat-containing protein — protein MSLTSGQRRLLTLGLIPVIAVVLGGGAVTVASIGGKVDYDFSSAYALPRNGVSIVSDVPVTVTPSTDDKVHVSVGGTYTNLEPSVDVRESAGEELQVSTACRGSGCRIDLSIRVPGSASVKLTTSGVSVDLIGLGGDVRLVASNGSVNAVQLQSQQVAVTARGGSVDLSFDSPPRNVVANTTNGSVQVLVPTDSYAIDAAAVNGSTQLDLPNDLGAQRQLHVRTTNGSITVAASN, from the coding sequence ATGAGCCTGACCAGCGGCCAGCGCAGGCTGCTCACCCTTGGCCTGATCCCGGTCATCGCCGTCGTCCTCGGAGGTGGCGCCGTCACCGTCGCCTCGATCGGCGGCAAGGTCGACTACGATTTCTCCTCGGCCTACGCCCTCCCACGGAACGGGGTGAGCATCGTCAGCGACGTACCGGTGACGGTGACGCCGAGCACCGACGACAAGGTGCATGTCAGCGTGGGCGGGACCTATACGAATCTCGAGCCGTCGGTCGATGTGCGCGAGTCGGCAGGGGAGGAACTGCAGGTCAGTACGGCCTGTCGCGGCTCTGGTTGCCGCATCGATCTGTCCATCCGGGTGCCCGGCTCGGCCTCGGTGAAGCTGACCACCTCGGGCGTTTCGGTCGACCTGATCGGGCTCGGCGGCGACGTGCGGCTCGTCGCCAGCAACGGCTCGGTCAACGCGGTTCAGTTGCAGAGCCAACAGGTGGCGGTGACGGCCCGGGGCGGCTCCGTCGATCTGTCCTTCGACAGTCCACCGCGCAACGTCGTGGCGAACACGACGAACGGATCGGTCCAGGTGCTCGTACCGACCGATTCGTACGCCATCGACGCTGCCGCGGTGAACGGCAGCACCCAGCTCGACCTGCCCAACGACCTGGGTGCTCAACGCCAGCTCCACGTGCGTACTACCAATGGCAGCATCACAGTGGCCGCGTCCAACTAG
- a CDS encoding response regulator transcription factor, producing the protein MRVVIAEDSVLLREGLVRLLEEQDCEVLAVVGDGDGLLKAVDEHHPDVCVVDVRMPPTFTDEGLRAALVIRQRSPEIGVLVLSQYVEERYASELIGNNPGGVGYLLKDRVADVDQFIDGLRRVAAGGAALDPEVISQLLVRSRRADPLAALSPREQDVLRAMAEGRSNAGIAEALVVGEGSVEKHISNIFAKLGLAPADGEHRRVRAVLKFLET; encoded by the coding sequence ATGCGTGTCGTGATCGCCGAGGATTCGGTGCTCCTGCGGGAGGGGCTGGTGCGGCTGCTCGAGGAGCAGGACTGCGAAGTACTGGCTGTGGTCGGTGATGGTGATGGGTTGCTCAAGGCGGTCGACGAGCACCATCCCGATGTGTGCGTGGTTGACGTGAGGATGCCGCCGACCTTCACGGACGAGGGGTTGCGGGCCGCCTTGGTGATTCGGCAGCGGTCGCCGGAGATCGGGGTGCTCGTGCTCTCGCAGTACGTCGAGGAGCGGTATGCGAGTGAGCTGATCGGCAACAACCCTGGTGGCGTCGGCTATCTGCTCAAGGACCGGGTCGCGGACGTCGACCAGTTCATCGATGGGCTGCGCCGGGTCGCGGCCGGTGGTGCCGCGCTCGACCCCGAGGTGATCTCGCAACTGCTCGTCCGGTCGCGCCGGGCCGACCCGCTCGCCGCGCTGAGCCCGCGCGAGCAGGACGTACTGCGGGCGATGGCGGAGGGCCGTTCCAACGCGGGGATCGCCGAGGCGCTGGTGGTCGGCGAAGGCTCGGTGGAGAAGCACATCAGCAACATCTTCGCCAAGCTCGGCCTCGCCCCCGCCGACGGCGAGCACCGCCGCGTCCGCGCAGTACTGAAATTCCTGGAGACCTGA
- a CDS encoding sensor histidine kinase, translating to MPRTPWALWRSPYLWLATVHLVLDTAVVVGGGLLVLAMLLVAVLGLPLAYLGLPLTSWATRAVYAAAGWERVRARLTRNQVIHSLIPPPPTGQRVADARADLMDRGLWRQFLYYVLLLPMALVSLVGVVVAWSVPPVLIALPLFFDKFPAARTQLGPFSIDSSGEALRVSGCALLFLLLVSPVLVRALSAVDGRLARTFLGRSETGELAERVDQLVTSRQQVVDSAEAERRRMERDLHDGAQQRLVSLAMMLGRAKNKAGDADADLQTLIGQAHTEALLAIGELRDLTRGLHPPVLTDRGLDAAISAVAARAPLPVRVEVQVSPRPSLTIESIAYFVVTEALTNVAKHAKAARAEVRIHRIGDVLRVVVTDDGKGGADADLGSGLRGLADRVSGVDGKLTVVSPLGGPTTLTAEVPCVS from the coding sequence GTGCCCAGGACGCCCTGGGCGCTCTGGCGTTCGCCGTACCTGTGGCTGGCCACTGTGCACCTGGTCCTGGACACGGCTGTCGTGGTCGGCGGGGGACTGCTGGTCCTGGCCATGCTGCTCGTGGCCGTGCTCGGCCTGCCGCTGGCCTACCTGGGTCTGCCACTGACCTCGTGGGCAACCAGGGCCGTGTACGCCGCTGCCGGCTGGGAGCGAGTGCGCGCGAGGCTCACCCGGAACCAGGTCATCCACAGCCTGATCCCGCCCCCGCCGACCGGCCAGCGGGTCGCTGACGCCAGGGCGGACCTGATGGACCGGGGACTCTGGCGCCAGTTCCTGTACTACGTACTGCTGCTGCCGATGGCACTGGTCTCGCTCGTCGGAGTAGTGGTCGCCTGGTCGGTACCACCGGTACTGATCGCCCTGCCGCTGTTCTTCGACAAGTTCCCGGCCGCCCGGACACAGCTGGGTCCGTTCTCGATCGACTCGTCCGGCGAGGCGCTGCGTGTCTCGGGCTGCGCTCTACTCTTCCTGCTGCTGGTATCGCCGGTACTGGTCCGGGCGCTGTCCGCAGTAGACGGTCGGCTCGCCCGTACCTTCCTTGGCCGCTCGGAGACGGGGGAGCTGGCTGAGCGCGTCGACCAACTGGTGACGAGCCGGCAGCAGGTGGTCGACTCGGCCGAGGCGGAGCGCCGGCGGATGGAACGCGATCTGCACGACGGGGCTCAGCAACGGCTGGTCTCGCTGGCGATGATGCTCGGTCGCGCCAAGAACAAGGCGGGCGATGCCGATGCGGACCTGCAAACGCTGATCGGGCAGGCCCATACGGAGGCGTTGCTGGCGATCGGTGAGCTGCGGGATCTGACCAGAGGGCTGCATCCGCCGGTACTGACCGACCGCGGGCTTGATGCTGCGATCTCGGCCGTGGCGGCTCGTGCGCCGCTGCCGGTGCGGGTCGAGGTGCAGGTGTCGCCAAGGCCGTCGCTGACGATCGAGTCGATCGCGTACTTCGTGGTGACCGAGGCACTCACGAATGTCGCCAAGCACGCCAAGGCGGCGCGGGCGGAGGTCAGGATCCACCGGATCGGCGATGTGCTGCGCGTCGTCGTCACCGATGACGGCAAAGGCGGTGCGGACGCCGACCTCGGCAGCGGGCTGCGCGGCCTGGCCGACCGGGTCTCCGGAGTCGACGGAAAGCTCACCGTGGTCAGCCCGCTCGGCGGGCCGACCACCCTGACCGCGGAGGTCCCATGCGTGTCGTGA
- the srmL gene encoding PheS-related mystery ligase SrmL, with the protein MAVLTAEELNDNLALRDLADPAQGPHAIQLVVDQVRAALGQAWPYTEIRTRRDHPVVSLADNYDNLGYAAGAVTREERYTRYASPTQVLRSHTSAMIPPALRELAKSEASDVLMICAGICYRRDSVDWQHTGTPHQLDLWRISRNVTLGEPELEAMIAKLVETVLPGQTYRTVPAVHPYTIHGRQIDVLLDDQWIEIGECGVAAPAVLRKAGLDESWTGLAMGPGLDRLVMLRKGIRDIRLLRSTDPRVAEQMLDLSPYKPVSAMPAVRRDLSVVVGPEVDISDEVLGDRVRQALGVDAEAAESVEVRGETSYDDLPVAARERLQLEPGQRNVLVRLVLRPLDRTLTDAEANRLRDQVYSALHEGPVLELIGR; encoded by the coding sequence ATGGCTGTACTCACTGCCGAAGAACTCAACGACAACCTTGCCCTGCGCGACCTGGCCGATCCGGCTCAAGGGCCGCATGCGATTCAGTTGGTTGTCGACCAGGTACGCGCCGCGCTCGGTCAAGCCTGGCCGTACACGGAGATCCGGACGCGTCGGGATCATCCCGTCGTCTCGCTCGCCGACAACTACGACAATCTCGGGTACGCCGCCGGCGCGGTCACCCGGGAAGAGCGCTACACCCGCTACGCCTCGCCGACGCAGGTACTGCGAAGCCACACCTCCGCGATGATCCCGCCCGCCCTGCGCGAGCTGGCCAAGTCAGAGGCATCCGACGTACTGATGATCTGCGCAGGCATCTGCTACCGCCGTGACTCAGTCGACTGGCAGCACACCGGTACGCCGCACCAGCTCGACCTCTGGCGGATCAGCCGCAACGTCACCCTCGGAGAGCCCGAGCTGGAGGCGATGATCGCCAAACTCGTGGAGACGGTCCTGCCCGGCCAGACCTACCGCACCGTCCCAGCCGTCCATCCGTACACGATTCACGGCCGTCAGATCGACGTCCTGCTCGACGACCAATGGATCGAGATCGGCGAGTGTGGAGTTGCGGCTCCCGCCGTACTCCGGAAAGCCGGGCTCGACGAGAGCTGGACAGGACTCGCGATGGGCCCGGGGCTCGACCGGCTGGTCATGTTGCGCAAAGGGATCCGGGACATTCGGTTGCTCAGGTCAACGGATCCACGAGTCGCCGAGCAAATGCTGGACCTCTCGCCGTACAAGCCGGTGTCGGCCATGCCGGCGGTACGGCGTGATCTGTCGGTTGTGGTCGGCCCCGAGGTCGACATCTCGGACGAGGTGCTCGGCGACCGGGTCCGGCAGGCCTTGGGGGTCGACGCCGAGGCGGCGGAATCGGTCGAGGTACGCGGCGAGACGTCGTACGACGACCTGCCCGTGGCCGCTCGAGAACGGCTTCAGCTCGAGCCAGGTCAAAGGAACGTACTGGTGAGGCTGGTCCTCAGACCGCTCGACCGGACGCTGACCGATGCTGAGGCCAATCGACTCCGCGATCAGGTCTACTCGGCGCTGCACGAGGGACCCGTGCTGGAACTGATAGGCCGATAG
- a CDS encoding alpha-hydroxy acid oxidase, with the protein MRWIDGLEAAAAEKLPEPVHRYFRQGSASGISVGEAVAAWSAYRFRPHVLTDVSTVDLRTTVLGTPVDLPVLVAPTTLQRQASPDGELAMAAGVGAAGSVLGVSSNAGTTFAAIGEVGTPWWVQIYVVKNRDITLKMLDAAVAGGARAVVLTADTPVVGRKEDDGPTVWSVTPSDHLLANLVEDDYTDDDLTKADDLTPDVIGWLTERTGLPVVVKGVLRGDDAKRCSDAGAAGIIVSNHGGRQLDGAIPTAEALPEVAAALAGTPTELYADGGIRRGEHILTALALGARAVLLGRPALWALAVDGQAGVTRLLTDLGEELEHAMRLAGTPTLAALTPDLITK; encoded by the coding sequence ATGCGATGGATCGACGGTCTGGAGGCAGCCGCTGCCGAGAAGCTGCCGGAGCCTGTACACCGGTACTTCCGCCAGGGCTCGGCGAGTGGGATCAGCGTCGGAGAAGCGGTCGCGGCCTGGAGCGCCTACCGCTTCCGGCCGCACGTGCTGACCGATGTGTCGACGGTTGACCTCAGGACGACCGTGCTGGGGACACCTGTCGACCTCCCCGTACTAGTCGCGCCGACGACACTGCAGCGGCAGGCGTCTCCCGACGGCGAGCTGGCCATGGCCGCCGGAGTAGGCGCAGCCGGTTCCGTGCTCGGAGTGTCCAGCAACGCCGGTACTACGTTCGCCGCGATCGGTGAGGTCGGTACGCCGTGGTGGGTGCAGATCTACGTGGTGAAGAACCGCGACATCACCCTCAAGATGCTGGACGCCGCTGTCGCCGGGGGTGCGCGAGCCGTGGTCCTCACCGCAGACACCCCGGTAGTCGGCCGCAAAGAGGACGACGGCCCAACTGTCTGGTCCGTGACCCCCTCTGACCACCTGCTGGCCAACCTGGTGGAGGACGACTACACCGACGACGACCTGACCAAAGCCGACGACCTCACCCCCGACGTCATCGGCTGGCTAACCGAACGCACCGGCCTCCCCGTGGTCGTGAAGGGCGTACTCCGAGGCGACGACGCCAAACGCTGCTCCGACGCCGGCGCAGCAGGCATCATCGTCTCCAACCACGGCGGCCGCCAACTAGACGGCGCAATCCCCACCGCTGAAGCCCTCCCAGAGGTGGCAGCAGCCCTAGCCGGCACCCCCACCGAACTCTACGCAGACGGCGGCATCCGCCGAGGCGAACACATCCTGACCGCCCTAGCCCTAGGCGCCCGAGCCGTCCTACTAGGCCGCCCCGCGTTGTGGGCCCTCGCCGTCGACGGCCAGGCCGGCGTAACCCGCCTACTCACCGACCTCGGCGAAGAACTAGAACACGCCATGCGCCTAGCCGGCACCCCAACCCTCGCCGCCCTAACCCCAGACCTCATCACCAAATAG
- the rplA gene encoding 50S ribosomal protein L1, which yields MAQRSKSYRAIAEKIDFDHLYTPLEAIKFAKQGATGKKFNSTIDVAMRLGVDPRKADQMVRGTVNLPHGTGKTARVLVFATGEKAEAALAAGADYVGDDDMIKKVTDGWLDFDAVVATPDMMGKVGRLGRVLGPRGLMPNPKTGTVTPDVTKAVTDIKGGKIEFRVDRHANLHFIIGKVSFDEAQLVENYSAALEEILRLKPSSSKGRYIKKTVFSTTMGPGVQVDPNLTRNLLEGDDEA from the coding sequence ATGGCACAGCGCAGCAAGAGCTACCGCGCGATCGCGGAGAAGATCGACTTCGACCACCTGTACACCCCGCTCGAGGCGATCAAGTTCGCCAAGCAGGGTGCGACCGGCAAGAAGTTCAACTCGACCATCGACGTCGCGATGCGGCTCGGGGTCGACCCTCGCAAGGCCGACCAGATGGTGCGCGGCACCGTCAACCTTCCGCACGGTACCGGCAAGACGGCACGGGTCCTCGTCTTCGCCACCGGTGAGAAGGCCGAGGCCGCACTGGCCGCCGGCGCCGACTACGTCGGTGACGACGACATGATCAAGAAGGTCACCGACGGCTGGCTCGACTTCGACGCCGTCGTCGCGACCCCGGACATGATGGGCAAGGTCGGCCGGCTGGGCCGGGTGCTCGGACCGCGTGGTCTGATGCCGAACCCGAAGACCGGCACGGTCACCCCGGACGTGACGAAGGCTGTCACGGACATCAAGGGCGGCAAGATCGAGTTCCGCGTCGACCGGCACGCGAACCTGCACTTCATCATCGGCAAGGTCTCCTTCGACGAGGCCCAGCTGGTGGAGAACTACAGCGCCGCACTGGAGGAGATTCTCCGGCTGAAGCCCTCCAGCTCGAAGGGCCGCTACATCAAGAAGACCGTCTTCTCGACGACGATGGGCCCGGGCGTTCAGGTAGACCCGAACCTCACCCGCAACCTCCTCGAGGGCGACGACGAGGCCTGA
- the rplK gene encoding 50S ribosomal protein L11 codes for MPPKKKIAALVKVQLQAGAATPAPPVGTALGPHGVNIMEFCKAYNAQTESMRGNVVPVEITIYEDRSFTFITKTPPAPEMIKKAAGLQKGSAVPQKDKVGKITKDQVREIATTKMPDLNARDIDAAMKIIEGTARSMGVTIEK; via the coding sequence ATGCCTCCGAAGAAGAAGATCGCTGCCCTCGTGAAGGTGCAGCTCCAGGCCGGCGCCGCGACGCCGGCCCCGCCGGTCGGTACCGCGCTCGGTCCGCACGGCGTCAACATCATGGAGTTCTGCAAGGCGTACAACGCCCAGACGGAGTCCATGCGCGGAAACGTCGTACCGGTCGAGATCACCATCTACGAAGACCGCTCCTTCACGTTCATCACCAAGACGCCGCCGGCGCCGGAGATGATCAAGAAGGCTGCGGGCCTGCAGAAGGGTTCGGCCGTCCCGCAGAAGGACAAGGTCGGCAAGATCACCAAGGACCAGGTCCGCGAGATCGCCACCACCAAGATGCCCGACCTGAACGCGCGCGACATCGACGCCGCGATGAAGATCATCGAGGGCACCGCGCGCTCGATGGGCGTCACGATCGAGAAGTAG
- the nusG gene encoding transcription termination/antitermination protein NusG yields MTEYNVSDQRDDEVLDEDEFDVTADSDDEIDLDLGFDDSDDDDDDDDLFKDIEVEVGDDDEVPLAAESEYAADDDAETGDADADDSDDEPVVVVAAADDAEDAEVVTEADIDDAADELAEETAETAPDDTTEAEPEVDEVVFSSAGDSDDADSADEAEEEVAEEVEPGDPLEELRNTLRSQIGDWYVVHTYSGMENRVKGNLENRINSLNMEDFIFEIVVPTEEVAEIKNGQRRMVKRTVLPGYVLVRMDLTDESWSTVRHTPSVTGFVGNSQKPVPLSLEEVEKMLAPAVVAAAEAAAAETGAAPTKTAAKKKVEVADFGVGDSVMVVDGPFATLHATITEINADAQRIKALVEIFGRETPVELSFSQIQKV; encoded by the coding sequence ATGACGGAGTACAACGTGTCCGACCAGCGCGACGACGAGGTCCTCGACGAGGACGAGTTCGACGTAACCGCTGACTCCGACGACGAAATCGATCTCGACCTGGGTTTCGACGACTCCGACGACGATGACGACGACGACGACCTGTTCAAGGACATCGAGGTCGAGGTCGGCGACGACGACGAGGTGCCGCTGGCGGCCGAGAGCGAGTACGCGGCCGACGACGACGCCGAGACCGGCGATGCCGACGCGGACGACTCCGACGACGAGCCGGTGGTGGTCGTAGCGGCCGCCGACGACGCGGAGGACGCCGAGGTGGTCACCGAGGCCGACATCGACGACGCCGCGGACGAGCTCGCCGAGGAGACCGCCGAGACGGCTCCGGACGACACCACCGAGGCGGAGCCCGAGGTCGACGAGGTCGTCTTCTCGTCCGCCGGCGACTCCGACGACGCTGACTCTGCCGATGAGGCGGAGGAAGAGGTCGCCGAAGAGGTCGAGCCGGGTGACCCGCTGGAGGAGCTGCGCAACACGCTGCGCTCCCAGATCGGCGACTGGTACGTGGTGCACACGTACTCAGGGATGGAGAACCGGGTCAAGGGAAACCTTGAGAACCGGATCAACTCCCTGAACATGGAGGACTTCATCTTCGAGATCGTCGTGCCGACCGAAGAGGTCGCCGAGATCAAGAACGGGCAGCGCCGGATGGTCAAGCGCACCGTGCTCCCCGGCTACGTGCTGGTCCGGATGGACCTGACCGACGAGTCCTGGTCGACCGTGCGGCACACGCCGTCGGTGACCGGCTTCGTCGGGAACAGCCAGAAGCCGGTCCCGCTCAGCCTCGAAGAGGTCGAGAAGATGCTCGCTCCGGCCGTCGTGGCGGCGGCCGAGGCGGCGGCTGCCGAGACCGGTGCCGCACCCACCAAGACCGCGGCCAAGAAGAAGGTCGAGGTCGCCGACTTCGGTGTGGGCGACTCGGTCATGGTCGTCGACGGGCCGTTCGCGACCCTGCACGCCACCATCACGGAGATCAATGCCGACGCCCAGCGGATCAAGGCGCTGGTGGAGATCTTCGGCCGGGAGACCCCGGTGGAACTCAGCTTCAGCCAGATCCAGAAAGTCTAA
- the secE gene encoding preprotein translocase subunit SecE, with protein MTETRTPAPSGAGKPAESKGGNRLLRFYRQVVAELRKVVWPTRKQLSTYFVVVLTFVVFVIAIVSVLDLAFGWAMFKIFG; from the coding sequence GTGACGGAGACGCGCACCCCGGCACCGTCCGGCGCCGGCAAGCCTGCGGAGAGCAAGGGCGGCAACCGCCTGCTGCGCTTCTACCGCCAGGTGGTCGCCGAGCTCCGCAAGGTGGTCTGGCCGACCCGCAAGCAGCTGTCCACCTACTTCGTGGTCGTGCTGACCTTCGTGGTGTTCGTCATCGCGATCGTTTCGGTGCTCGACCTCGCCTTCGGCTGGGCGATGTTCAAGATCTTCGGCTGA
- a CDS encoding pyridoxal phosphate-dependent aminotransferase: MVSRISARIGAISESATLAVDAKAKALKAAGRPVIGFGAGEPDFPTPDYIVEAAVAAARDPKNHRYSPAGGLPELKQAIVEKTKRDSGYEIEASQVLVTNGGKHAVYNTFATLLDPGDEVLLPAPYWTTYPETIQLAGGVPVEVLADETQNYLVTVEQLEAARTEKTKALLFCSPSNPTGAVDTPEAIEAIGRWALEHGIWVITDEIYEHLTYGDTKSTSLPVAVPELADQTVVLNGVAKTYAMTGWRVGWMIGPKDVIKAATNLQSHQTSNVCNVAQRAAIAALTGDLSAVDEMKLAFDRRRKLMVQMLNDIPGIECPEPTGAFYAYPSVKGVLGREINGKAANTSTDLAGIILDEVEVAVVPGEAFGAPGYLRLSYALGDADLTEGVSRIAKLLS; this comes from the coding sequence ATGGTCTCCCGCATCTCCGCACGTATCGGTGCAATCAGTGAATCGGCCACCCTCGCTGTCGACGCGAAGGCGAAGGCCCTCAAGGCGGCCGGCCGCCCGGTCATCGGCTTCGGCGCCGGTGAGCCGGACTTCCCGACCCCGGACTACATCGTCGAGGCGGCCGTCGCGGCCGCCCGCGATCCCAAGAACCACCGCTACAGCCCGGCGGGTGGTCTGCCCGAGCTCAAGCAGGCCATCGTCGAGAAGACGAAGCGGGATTCCGGCTACGAGATCGAGGCGTCGCAGGTCCTGGTGACCAACGGCGGCAAGCACGCGGTCTACAACACGTTCGCCACTCTGCTCGACCCGGGCGACGAGGTACTGCTGCCCGCGCCGTACTGGACGACGTACCCCGAGACGATCCAGCTGGCCGGCGGCGTGCCGGTCGAGGTGCTCGCCGACGAGACCCAGAACTACCTGGTCACCGTCGAGCAGCTCGAGGCGGCCCGGACCGAGAAGACGAAGGCGCTGCTGTTCTGCTCGCCGTCGAACCCGACCGGCGCGGTGGACACCCCGGAGGCGATCGAGGCGATCGGCCGCTGGGCCCTCGAGCACGGCATCTGGGTGATCACCGACGAGATCTACGAGCACCTCACCTACGGCGACACCAAGTCGACCTCGCTGCCGGTCGCGGTACCGGAGCTGGCCGACCAGACCGTCGTCCTGAACGGCGTCGCCAAGACGTACGCGATGACCGGCTGGCGGGTCGGCTGGATGATCGGCCCGAAGGACGTCATCAAGGCCGCGACGAACCTGCAGTCGCACCAGACCTCGAACGTCTGCAACGTCGCCCAGCGGGCCGCGATCGCCGCGCTGACCGGTGACCTGAGCGCGGTCGACGAGATGAAGCTGGCCTTCGACCGCCGCCGCAAACTGATGGTGCAGATGCTCAACGACATCCCCGGCATCGAGTGCCCGGAGCCGACCGGCGCGTTCTACGCCTACCCGTCGGTCAAGGGCGTGCTCGGCCGCGAGATCAACGGCAAGGCGGCAAACACCTCGACCGATCTGGCCGGCATCATCCTCGACGAGGTCGAGGTCGCGGTCGTGCCCGGCGAGGCGTTCGGCGCTCCGGGCTACTTGCGGCTCTCCTACGCCCTGGGCGACGCAGACCTGACCGAGGGCGTCTCCCGGATCGCCAAGCTGCTCAGCTGA
- a CDS encoding adenosine deaminase: protein MTDRDLRLLPKTHLHLHFSGSMRHLTLVELADKHGVRLPDALRTDWPPQLSAADERGWFRFQRLYDVARSVLRTEDDVRRLVREAAEDDRADGSRWLEIQVDPSGYASRFRGITEFTDLVLDAARDASASTGISVQVVIAANRTRHPLDARTLARLAAQYVGRGVVGFGLSNDERRGTTSEFAPAFRIARHAGLLSAPHGGELCGPATVRTCLDELGAGRIGHGVRSVEDPDLLKRVVDAQVALEVCPASNVSLGVYRRPEDVPLRQLYEAGARIALGADDPLLFGSRLAEQYETARSVHGFTDAELADLARGSVLASTAPSEVQKSLLGEIDQWLGVDQPVSVPTAF, encoded by the coding sequence ATGACGGATCGGGACCTGCGGCTGCTGCCGAAGACCCACCTGCACCTGCACTTCAGCGGGTCGATGCGGCACCTCACCCTGGTCGAGCTGGCCGACAAGCACGGTGTGCGGCTGCCCGACGCTCTGCGCACCGATTGGCCGCCGCAGCTGTCCGCGGCCGACGAGCGCGGCTGGTTCCGCTTCCAGCGCCTGTACGACGTCGCCCGGTCGGTACTCCGCACCGAGGATGACGTCCGTCGCCTGGTCCGGGAGGCGGCCGAGGACGATCGCGCGGACGGCTCCCGCTGGCTGGAGATCCAGGTCGACCCATCCGGGTATGCGAGCCGATTCCGCGGCATCACCGAGTTCACCGACCTGGTACTAGACGCCGCCCGCGACGCCTCGGCGAGCACCGGGATCTCGGTCCAGGTCGTCATCGCCGCCAACCGCACCAGGCATCCCCTCGACGCGCGGACCCTTGCCCGGCTCGCCGCGCAGTACGTGGGCCGTGGAGTGGTCGGCTTCGGCCTGTCCAACGACGAGCGACGCGGTACTACGTCCGAGTTCGCCCCGGCGTTCCGGATAGCCCGTCATGCGGGCCTTCTGTCCGCACCTCATGGCGGCGAACTCTGTGGCCCCGCGACCGTGCGGACCTGCCTCGACGAGCTCGGTGCCGGGCGGATCGGACATGGCGTGCGCTCCGTCGAAGACCCCGACCTGCTGAAGCGAGTGGTCGACGCCCAGGTCGCGCTGGAGGTCTGCCCGGCGTCCAACGTGTCGCTGGGGGTCTACCGGCGCCCGGAGGATGTGCCGCTACGACAGCTGTACGAGGCGGGCGCCCGGATCGCGTTGGGTGCCGACGACCCGTTGCTGTTCGGCTCGCGGCTGGCCGAGCAGTACGAGACGGCCAGGAGCGTGCACGGCTTCACCGACGCCGAACTGGCCGACCTGGCGAGGGGCTCGGTGCTCGCGTCGACCGCACCATCCGAAGTACAGAAGAGCTTGCTCGGTGAGATCGACCAGTGGCTCGGTGTCGACCAGCCGGTATCGGTTCCCACTGCGTTCTAG